In the Streptomyces fradiae ATCC 10745 = DSM 40063 genome, one interval contains:
- a CDS encoding ATP-binding protein: MKTQISSLRFSRLLSATPRGARLARLLTVQQLDAWGWPPACAASEYAAVVAAELAANAVTHGRARGRGFRLTLINEASDSGTLRVEVTDARGDRVPPSLATTPEPTAESGRGLLLVAALATRWGWEPDPPSGKTVWACLPLT; this comes from the coding sequence ATGAAGACGCAGATCTCCTCCCTTCGATTCAGCCGGCTCCTCAGCGCCACCCCGCGCGGCGCCCGGCTCGCCCGCCTACTGACCGTGCAGCAGCTCGACGCGTGGGGTTGGCCGCCGGCCTGCGCGGCGAGCGAGTACGCCGCTGTGGTCGCCGCCGAGCTGGCGGCGAACGCGGTGACCCACGGGCGCGCACGGGGCCGCGGTTTCCGGCTCACGCTCATCAACGAGGCGTCCGACTCCGGCACGCTCCGTGTCGAGGTCACCGACGCACGGGGCGACCGGGTGCCGCCTTCCCTTGCGACCACCCCCGAACCCACCGCCGAATCCGGCCGCGGCCTGCTTCTCGTCGCGGCCCTCGCCACCCGGTGGGGGTGGGAGCCGGACCCGCCCTCCGGGAAGACCGTCTGGGCGTGTCTTCCGCTCACCTGA
- a CDS encoding MerR family transcriptional regulator, translating into MRIGEVARLAGVTTRAVRHYHHVGLLPEPPRLGNGYRAYGLRDAVLLVRVRRLTELGLSLDEVRDVLADDAGRDLAEVLEELDTDLARQEAEVRVRRERLAVLLEQAREGRLPAEGPLSPELAALFADMARARGGRAGPEPRTAVLDRELLTLMDGVHAGEEGTRMVAAMRGAVASPEGMERAYDLYARLDELADADEDDPGVAAAAELLAGLLPDEVAAAVRDAGGDAGADVVEAWGGDAFAGAFLAEFSPAQAEVVRRALRLAADRAGTAATVGDGEHAEGGVGTAPGTEGEGTGPAGGSDAGGAGPGCGPTGGADAGGAGAGGAS; encoded by the coding sequence ATGAGGATCGGAGAGGTCGCCCGGCTCGCCGGGGTCACCACGCGGGCCGTACGGCACTACCACCATGTCGGGCTGCTGCCCGAGCCGCCCCGGCTCGGCAACGGCTACCGGGCCTACGGGCTGCGGGACGCCGTGCTGCTGGTGCGGGTCCGGCGGCTGACCGAGCTGGGGCTGTCCCTGGACGAGGTGCGGGACGTGCTGGCCGACGACGCCGGGCGGGACCTCGCCGAGGTGCTGGAGGAACTGGACACCGACCTGGCCCGGCAGGAGGCCGAGGTGCGGGTGCGGCGGGAGCGCCTGGCGGTGCTGCTGGAGCAGGCGCGGGAGGGCCGGCTGCCCGCCGAGGGGCCCCTGTCGCCGGAGCTGGCCGCGCTCTTCGCGGACATGGCGCGCGCCCGTGGCGGGCGGGCGGGGCCCGAGCCCAGGACGGCGGTGCTCGACCGCGAGCTGCTGACGCTGATGGACGGCGTCCACGCCGGGGAGGAGGGGACCCGCATGGTGGCCGCGATGAGGGGCGCGGTGGCCTCCCCTGAGGGGATGGAGCGGGCCTACGACCTGTACGCGCGGCTCGACGAGCTGGCGGACGCCGACGAGGACGACCCCGGGGTGGCCGCGGCGGCCGAGCTGCTGGCGGGCCTGCTGCCCGACGAGGTCGCGGCGGCGGTACGGGACGCGGGCGGGGACGCGGGTGCGGACGTGGTCGAGGCGTGGGGCGGCGACGCCTTCGCGGGCGCCTTCCTGGCGGAGTTCTCGCCCGCGCAGGCCGAGGTGGTCCGGCGGGCGCTGCGCCTCGCCGCCGACCGTGCGGGCACGGCGGCGACGGTTGGGGACGGGGAGCACGCGGAGGGGGGCGTCGGCACGGCACCCGGCACGGAGGGCGAAGGCACGGGCCCTGCGGGCGGCTCGGATGCGGGGGGCGCGGGCCCCGGGTGCGGCCCCACGGGCGGCGCGGATGCGGGCGGCGCAGGCGCGGGCGGCGCCTCGTGA
- a CDS encoding RNB domain-containing ribonuclease, with protein sequence MPRRQLHVSRAAGDPLRTALRALRNAPGIPGDFPPDVLAEAEAAAKAPRLPGRDDTDLPLFTIDPPGSTDLDQAMHLARRADGGYRVHYAIADVAAFVTPSGAVDAEAHRRVLTLYFPDGRVPLHPPVLSEGAASLLPGRPVPALLWRIDLDAYGRRVAAEVRRSLVRSRARLDYATAQRLIDEGTAEEPLALLRDIGRLREELEVERGGVSLNLPQQEIVEAEGSYRLVYRAPRPADAWNAQISLLAGTAAADLMTAAGTGILRTLPTAPDGAVARLRRSALALGVDWPPHVSYAALIRSLDPRLPRHAAFLQDCTTLLRGAGYTVFTDGRLPEHAVHAAVADEYAHCTAPLRRLADRYAGELCVAAVEGREAPEWVRAALAALPGEMADGARRAGGVERESVDVVEAALLMNRVGEVFTGTVVDVREDDPATGTVHLEDPAVVARLESPGPPLPLGERLDVRLRRAYPGRDKALFAPA encoded by the coding sequence ATGCCCCGCAGACAGCTCCACGTGTCCCGTGCCGCCGGAGACCCCCTGCGGACCGCCCTGCGCGCGCTGCGGAACGCGCCCGGCATCCCCGGGGACTTCCCGCCCGACGTGCTCGCCGAGGCGGAGGCCGCCGCCAAGGCGCCGCGGCTGCCCGGACGGGACGACACCGACCTGCCGCTGTTCACGATCGACCCGCCCGGCTCCACCGACCTGGACCAGGCCATGCACCTGGCGCGCCGCGCCGACGGCGGGTACCGGGTGCACTACGCCATCGCCGACGTCGCCGCCTTCGTCACCCCGTCCGGCGCCGTCGACGCGGAGGCGCACCGCCGGGTGCTGACCCTGTACTTCCCCGACGGCCGCGTCCCGCTGCACCCGCCCGTCCTGTCGGAGGGCGCCGCGAGCCTGCTGCCCGGCCGGCCGGTCCCCGCCCTGCTGTGGCGGATCGACCTCGACGCGTACGGGCGCCGCGTCGCCGCCGAGGTGCGCCGCTCCCTGGTCCGCAGCCGCGCCCGCCTCGACTACGCCACCGCGCAGCGCCTGATCGACGAGGGCACCGCGGAGGAGCCGCTCGCCCTGCTCCGCGACATCGGGCGCCTCCGCGAGGAGCTGGAGGTCGAGCGGGGCGGCGTCTCCCTCAACCTGCCGCAGCAGGAGATCGTCGAGGCGGAGGGCTCGTACCGGCTGGTCTACCGCGCCCCGCGTCCCGCGGACGCCTGGAACGCGCAGATCTCCCTCCTCGCGGGTACGGCCGCCGCCGACCTGATGACGGCCGCCGGCACCGGCATCCTCCGCACCCTGCCCACCGCACCCGACGGCGCCGTGGCCCGGCTGCGGCGCTCCGCGCTGGCCCTCGGCGTCGACTGGCCGCCCCACGTCTCGTACGCGGCGCTGATCAGGAGCCTGGACCCGCGCCTGCCCCGGCACGCGGCGTTCCTCCAGGACTGCACGACGCTGCTGCGGGGCGCCGGGTACACGGTGTTCACCGACGGGCGGCTCCCCGAGCACGCCGTGCACGCGGCGGTCGCCGACGAGTACGCGCACTGCACGGCGCCGCTGCGCCGCCTCGCCGACCGGTACGCGGGGGAGCTGTGCGTCGCCGCGGTGGAGGGCCGGGAAGCGCCCGAGTGGGTGCGGGCCGCGCTGGCCGCGCTGCCGGGGGAGATGGCGGACGGGGCCCGGCGGGCGGGCGGGGTGGAGCGGGAGAGCGTGGACGTCGTCGAGGCGGCGCTGCTGATGAACCGGGTGGGCGAGGTGTTCACCGGGACGGTGGTGGACGTGCGGGAGGACGACCCGGCGACGGGCACCGTGCACCTGGAGGACCCCGCCGTGGTGGCCCGGCTGGAGAGCCCGGGGCCGCCGCTGCCGCTGGGGGAGCGGCTGGACGTACGGCTCAGGCGGGCGTATCCGGGGCGGGACAAGGCGCTGTTCGCGCCCGCGTGA
- the yaaA gene encoding peroxide stress protein YaaA, with translation MLVLLPPSEGKAASGSGAPLDPDALSLPGLAPARAAVLAELVELCAADEEKAREVLGLSEGLRGEVAKNAALPTAGARPAGEVYTGVLYDALDLATLSAAARERARTSLLVFSGLWGAVRIDDRIPSYRCSMGVRLPGLGALGAYWRGPMADVMPGAAGDGLVLDLRSAAYAAAWRPKGDVAGRTATVRVLHAPTRKVVSHFNKATKGRVVRALLETGAAPGTPAELVEALRDLGYAVECEAPARAGKAWSLDVLVDEVH, from the coding sequence GTGCTCGTGCTGTTGCCGCCCTCGGAGGGCAAGGCCGCCTCGGGGAGCGGCGCGCCGCTCGACCCGGACGCGCTGTCGCTGCCCGGCCTGGCCCCGGCGCGGGCCGCGGTCCTCGCGGAGCTGGTGGAGCTGTGCGCCGCCGACGAGGAGAAGGCGCGCGAGGTGCTCGGGCTCAGCGAGGGCCTGCGCGGCGAGGTCGCCAAGAACGCCGCCCTGCCGACCGCCGGGGCCCGCCCCGCCGGGGAGGTGTACACCGGCGTCCTCTACGACGCGCTGGACCTGGCCACGCTGAGCGCGGCCGCCCGCGAGCGGGCCCGGACGTCGCTGCTGGTGTTCTCCGGGCTGTGGGGCGCGGTGCGGATCGACGACCGCATCCCGTCGTACCGCTGCTCGATGGGGGTGCGGCTGCCGGGGCTCGGGGCGCTCGGCGCGTACTGGCGCGGGCCCATGGCGGACGTCATGCCCGGTGCGGCCGGCGACGGGCTCGTCCTGGACCTGCGGTCGGCGGCGTACGCGGCGGCGTGGAGGCCGAAGGGCGACGTGGCCGGGCGTACGGCGACGGTACGGGTGCTGCACGCGCCGACCCGGAAGGTGGTCAGCCACTTCAACAAGGCGACGAAGGGCCGCGTCGTGCGGGCCCTGCTGGAGACCGGGGCGGCGCCCGGCACCCCCGCCGAACTGGTGGAGGCGCTGCGGGACCTCGGGTACGCGGTGGAGTGCGAGGCGCCGGCCCGTGCCGGGAAGGCGTGGTCGCTGGACGTCCTGGTGGACGAGGTCCACTGA
- the eda gene encoding bifunctional 4-hydroxy-2-oxoglutarate aldolase/2-dehydro-3-deoxy-phosphogluconate aldolase: MTPVPLSQPLLAALSSAAVPVLPVVVLEDAADAVPLARALVAGGLPVLEVTLRTPAALDAIRAVAAEVPDCLVGAGTVVSERGVADAVAAGARFLVSPGSTRRLLDAMDDSGVPCLPGVSTASEAVALLERGVREMKFFPAGAAGGPAYLAALAGPLPEARFCPTGGVTAESAPGYLGLPNVGCVGGTWVAPPAVLADRDWARVESLARAAASLAGAPRRPVSAGARCR, from the coding sequence ATGACGCCGGTACCGCTGTCGCAACCGCTGCTGGCCGCGCTGTCCTCGGCGGCCGTGCCCGTCCTGCCCGTGGTGGTCCTGGAGGACGCCGCCGACGCCGTGCCGCTGGCGCGGGCGCTGGTGGCGGGCGGACTGCCGGTGCTGGAGGTGACGCTGCGGACCCCGGCCGCGCTCGACGCGATCCGGGCCGTCGCCGCCGAGGTGCCCGACTGCCTCGTCGGCGCGGGGACGGTGGTGTCGGAGCGGGGCGTGGCGGACGCGGTGGCGGCGGGCGCGCGGTTCCTGGTGAGCCCCGGTTCGACGCGGCGGCTGCTGGACGCCATGGACGATTCCGGGGTGCCCTGCCTGCCGGGTGTCTCGACGGCGTCCGAGGCGGTGGCCCTGCTGGAGCGGGGCGTTCGCGAGATGAAGTTCTTCCCGGCCGGGGCGGCGGGGGGCCCTGCGTACCTGGCGGCGCTGGCCGGTCCGCTGCCGGAGGCCCGGTTCTGCCCGACCGGCGGGGTCACCGCCGAGTCGGCACCCGGCTACCTGGGGCTGCCCAACGTGGGCTGCGTGGGCGGTACGTGGGTGGCGCCGCCCGCCGTACTGGCGGACCGGGACTGGGCGCGGGTCGAGTCCCTGGCGCGGGCGGCCGCGTCGCTGGCGGGGGCGCCCCGCCGGCCGGTCAGCGCAGGTGCGAGGTGTCGTTGA
- a CDS encoding bifunctional RNase H/acid phosphatase, which yields MSSGATSLPRELVVEADGGSRGNPGPAGYGAVVLDPVSGEALVETAEYIGVATNNVAEYKGLVAGLRAARELAPDASVRVRMDSKLVVEQMSGRWKIKHPDMKPLAAEAARVFPAGRVTYEWIPRERNKHADRLANEAMDAGREGRRWQPSTSRAALDAGAARVVGDATAGAAKARAALAHAARSHAAQAAPDAAPAFGAAAPAGAAPATAAPAPAPASAPAPASAPAPASAPAPASAPAPASAPAPAPAPAPAPAPAPAPEPAFSAAAEPSDVVAPAASATPSVGWGAPDLGAPATFVLLRHGETALTPQKRFSGSGGTDPELSPAGLRQAEAVAAALAARGTVQEIVSSPLLRCRQTALTIAERLGLDVRIEDGLRETDFGAWEGLTFAEVRERYPDDLDAWLASPKAAPPGGESFAAVSRRVAATRDRLTERHAGRTVLLVTHVTPIKTLVRLALGAPPEALFRMELSAASLSAVAYYRDGNASVRLLNDTSHLR from the coding sequence ATGAGCAGCGGTGCGACGTCCCTGCCGCGTGAGCTGGTCGTCGAGGCCGACGGCGGTTCGCGGGGCAATCCGGGCCCGGCCGGGTACGGCGCGGTGGTGCTGGACCCGGTGTCCGGCGAGGCCCTGGTGGAGACGGCCGAGTACATCGGCGTGGCCACCAACAACGTCGCCGAGTACAAGGGCCTCGTCGCCGGGCTGCGCGCCGCCCGCGAACTGGCGCCCGACGCGTCGGTGCGGGTCCGGATGGACTCCAAGCTGGTCGTGGAGCAGATGTCCGGGCGCTGGAAGATCAAGCACCCGGACATGAAGCCGCTCGCCGCGGAGGCCGCCCGCGTCTTCCCGGCGGGGCGCGTGACGTACGAGTGGATCCCGCGCGAGCGCAACAAGCACGCGGACCGGCTCGCCAACGAGGCGATGGACGCGGGCCGGGAGGGCCGCCGGTGGCAGCCGTCCACGTCCCGCGCCGCCCTCGACGCGGGCGCGGCCCGGGTGGTCGGGGACGCGACGGCGGGCGCGGCGAAGGCCCGCGCGGCCCTCGCCCACGCGGCGCGGTCCCACGCGGCGCAGGCGGCGCCGGACGCGGCGCCGGCCTTCGGGGCCGCAGCCCCCGCCGGTGCCGCCCCGGCCACGGCCGCCCCCGCACCGGCACCCGCGTCCGCACCGGCACCCGCGTCCGCACCGGCCCCCGCGTCCGCACCGGCCCCCGCGTCCGCGCCGGCCCCCGCGTCCGCGCCGGCCCCCGCCCCCGCACCGGCCCCCGCACCCGCACCCGCTCCGGCGCCCGAACCCGCCTTCTCCGCCGCCGCCGAGCCCTCCGACGTCGTGGCCCCGGCCGCGTCCGCCACGCCCTCCGTGGGGTGGGGCGCCCCGGACCTGGGGGCACCCGCCACCTTCGTGCTGCTGCGGCACGGGGAGACCGCGCTCACGCCGCAGAAGCGGTTCTCCGGCAGCGGGGGCACCGACCCCGAGCTGTCGCCCGCCGGGCTCCGCCAGGCCGAGGCCGTCGCGGCGGCGCTCGCCGCGCGCGGCACCGTGCAGGAGATCGTCTCCTCGCCGCTGCTGCGCTGCCGCCAGACCGCGCTCACCATCGCCGAGCGCCTGGGCCTCGACGTACGGATCGAGGACGGGCTGCGCGAGACGGACTTCGGCGCGTGGGAGGGCCTGACCTTCGCCGAGGTGCGGGAGCGCTACCCGGACGACCTGGACGCCTGGCTGGCGTCGCCGAAGGCCGCGCCTCCGGGCGGCGAGTCCTTCGCGGCCGTGTCCCGCCGGGTCGCCGCCACCCGCGACCGGCTGACGGAGCGCCACGCGGGGCGCACGGTGCTGCTGGTGACGCATGTGACGCCGATCAAGACGCTGGTACGGCTGGCGCTGGGCGCCCCGCCGGAGGCGCTGTTCCGGATGGAGCTGTCCGCCGCGTCCCTGTCGGCGGTGGCGTACTACCGGGACGGCAACGCCTCGGTACGGCTCCTCAACGACACCTCGCACCTGCGCTGA
- a CDS encoding zinc ribbon domain-containing protein has protein sequence MNAAPADQIRLLDVQALDTRLAQLAHKRRSLPEHAEIESLTKDLSQLRDLLVAAQTEESDCAREQKKAEQDVDQVRQRAVRDQQRLDSGAVSSPKDLENLQREIVSLSKRQGDLEDVVLEVMERRESAQERVEELTERVASVQAKVDDATARRDRAQGELDDEAAAVTKERELVAGSVPDDLMKLYEKIRGQQSGVGAARLYQRRCEGCHIELNITEVNDVRAAAADAVLRCENCRRILVRTAESGL, from the coding sequence CTGAACGCCGCGCCCGCCGACCAGATCCGACTCCTCGACGTCCAGGCCCTCGACACGCGCCTGGCGCAGCTCGCCCACAAGCGCCGGAGCCTGCCCGAGCACGCCGAGATCGAGTCCCTGACCAAGGACCTCAGCCAGCTCCGGGACCTGCTCGTCGCCGCGCAGACGGAGGAGAGCGACTGCGCCCGCGAGCAGAAGAAGGCGGAGCAGGACGTCGACCAGGTCCGCCAGCGCGCGGTCCGCGACCAGCAGCGCCTCGACTCGGGCGCCGTCAGCTCCCCGAAGGACCTGGAGAACCTCCAGCGGGAGATCGTCTCCCTGTCGAAGCGCCAGGGGGACCTGGAGGACGTCGTCCTGGAGGTCATGGAGCGCCGCGAGTCCGCGCAGGAGCGGGTGGAGGAGCTGACCGAGCGCGTCGCCTCCGTGCAGGCGAAGGTGGACGACGCGACGGCCCGCCGCGACCGCGCGCAGGGCGAGCTGGACGACGAGGCCGCCGCCGTCACCAAGGAGCGCGAGCTGGTGGCCGGTTCGGTGCCGGACGACCTGATGAAGCTGTACGAGAAGATCCGCGGCCAGCAGAGCGGCGTCGGCGCGGCCCGGCTGTACCAGCGGCGCTGCGAGGGCTGCCACATCGAGCTGAACATCACCGAGGTGAACGACGTCCGGGCCGCCGCGGCCGACGCCGTGCTGCGGTGCGAGAACTGCCGCCGCATCCTGGTCCGCACGGCGGAGTCCGGCCTGTAA
- a CDS encoding Nif3-like dinuclear metal center hexameric protein: MPRLTEVLAELDALWPPERAEQWDAVGTVCGDPDAEIDRVLFAVDPVQEIAEEAIRLGAQLVVTHHPLYLRGTTSVAASHFKGRVVHTLIKHDIALHVAHTNADTADPGVSDALAGALGLRVIGPLVPENGLGRICELDPPETLAAFATRAAERLPATAQGVRVAGDPDATVRRVAVSGGSGDSLFDAVRAAGVDAFLTADLRHHPASEAVQYSPLGLVDAAHWATEWPWCELAAAQLDEISDRRGWNLRVHVSKTVTDPWAAHHTSSSAHHTSPGAPN; encoded by the coding sequence GTGCCACGCCTCACCGAAGTCCTCGCCGAGCTCGACGCCCTCTGGCCCCCCGAGCGGGCCGAGCAGTGGGACGCCGTCGGCACCGTCTGCGGCGACCCCGACGCCGAGATCGACCGCGTCCTCTTCGCCGTCGACCCGGTCCAGGAGATCGCCGAGGAGGCCATCCGCCTCGGCGCCCAGCTCGTCGTCACGCACCACCCCCTCTACCTGCGCGGTACGACGTCCGTCGCGGCCTCCCACTTCAAGGGCCGTGTCGTGCACACCCTCATCAAGCACGACATCGCCCTGCACGTCGCGCACACCAACGCCGACACCGCCGACCCCGGCGTCTCCGACGCCCTCGCGGGCGCCCTCGGCCTGCGCGTGATCGGCCCCCTGGTACCGGAGAACGGCCTGGGCCGGATCTGCGAGCTGGACCCGCCGGAGACCCTCGCCGCCTTCGCCACCCGCGCCGCCGAGCGGCTGCCGGCCACCGCGCAGGGCGTCCGCGTCGCCGGCGACCCCGACGCGACGGTCCGCCGGGTCGCCGTCAGCGGCGGCTCCGGCGACAGCCTGTTCGACGCCGTGCGCGCGGCGGGCGTCGACGCGTTCCTCACCGCCGACCTGCGCCACCACCCGGCCTCCGAGGCCGTCCAGTACTCCCCGCTCGGCCTCGTCGACGCGGCCCACTGGGCCACCGAGTGGCCCTGGTGCGAACTGGCCGCCGCCCAGCTCGACGAGATCTCCGACCGCCGCGGCTGGAACCTGCGGGTGCACGTCTCGAAGACGGTCACCGACCCGTGGGCCGCCCACCACACCTCCTCTTCCGCTCACCACACCTCTCCTGGAGCCCCCAACTGA